The Scleropages formosus chromosome 15, fSclFor1.1, whole genome shotgun sequence genomic sequence GCAAGGGTGGCACTAACGACAGCTGCTAAGCCGGCAGTGCCATATTGTGGCTCCTCGGTGCTGGGCCGGTCTTCGGGACAAAAGGCCGCTTCCCCAGCCAGCAGCTGCACTTTGACCTTCTGCCGCGAAGGGGTGCAATGCAGCCTAGAGCAAAGAGGAGCAGTTGGGAAAAGTGTGTTAATCACGCTTGATGTCCGTTCATCTAGCACACGCTTCTCTTTCCCAACAGCGTGTCCAAGTGGCAGCAGGAAGGAGCACTGCACACAGTCATTGTGTCCAGCATCAACAGCTGCCTCCTCAAGTGAcagtgacaggaagtaggaatgCGTACAGAGAGGTCGCTCCCTCTCAAGCGCTTCCTGTGGCCCCCGCTgaagaacacagcaaacacagtgAGAATATGGTGAAGGGCAAGTGAAACACATGGGCACACATGGGCACACAAGGGCAGCGGGGCAGAGCGCTCCTGCACAcattatgtttatttgtgtggctGAGTGCAAACCCAGCAGCGCCCGACGCTGCTACATGACACGTGAGCACATGTGACATATCACATGTGCACATGTGCACTCAGGTCCTCACTGTGGCAGCAACACTCCCCAGATGTTTGTGTGTCGGAGCGCATCCTAAGTGAGTACCTCACACACCAGCAGGAGGCTTCTGCTGCAATGTCACAGGGGGGTCAAAGTGCGGCGCTGATGCTCAGCAGGGTCCCGTTCAGTCTCATGACAACCTACATGATACACCTTCCCCTCCATGTGCGTTAAGGGCCCTGGTGTCCTACCTCTGCTTCAAGATGCTGCGAATGGCTTCCTTTCCTCCAGATGCATACTCAGAAATCACCACGTCATGTTCTGGGGAAAAACAAAGCTTTCAGAGAAACGTCTCGAAGGGCAGGTGAACTCACCGCGTAATGAAGGAAATTACAGCTCAACTTtccacatttactcacttataactgacacttttctccaaacacattcacacagctgggtaacgtCTACTGTGTAAACTGGAGGCATTCCAAGCGCTCCAAGCACTGTGCCCCCTGTCGGAGCCTTAATAgtacaaacaatacaaacatcCTATCCCGTAACTGAGCTGAAcagcagctgaaacacatcagGATGCTCACAAACAGCAGGTGCCTGCAGAGGCCACGTTTGGGACCCCTTGCTATCATACCGCCTATTGATAACCAAACGAGCCTCTCCACTAATGGCAAGGCACTTCACAGTGTGTGACAGGAAGAAGAGCcgaatcagtgtgtgtgagaggaagtGCAGCTCTTCCACTGACAAGACAGTGCGCGAGACCCCCTCCAGCGAGCTGTGCACTCAGGACCTGTGCTCCCCATGCACACAGGAAAACTGGACACTAATCAGTTGTCATCTGAGAGCAGACACTGCATGTGTGGGAAACAGTTCATTGCGGCATTTACTGCTGCACCTGGACATTGAGTCACATTTGCTCTTTCACTGTTCAGCGCGGGGTCGCAGCAgcccagagcccatcctggaagcacaggatgtgaggcagggacAGCAGGCCATCGCAGGgtcataaatcacacacacacactgcagaacTTTGAGTGACCagctgacctgaaacacatgtctgcacaaacatgaacaaaacatttcaactCTGCACACAGAGTCCAACTCCTGCAAAAGCCTACAATATCAgaggtgtgaggcaccagcgctccCCACTGTATCACCTTTGCCCAAATAGTGCAATATTACCTGTGTGTGTACTGCCCCCAAGTGGGAAGCTGCACTCCCGTGCTCTGAGGTCCCTCCTGTTGTGAACCTGTACAAAGACAAAATTGCATAAATACacatcattcacacacacacacacacacacacacacacacacacagtgcacctAACATGAAAGATCATTTTCCCTTCAAtcagtaaacatttacatcactgCAAAAGGAGGCCCAATGACAAAATCTCATCTCAATGTTCCAGATGtgaagcagaaatgaaaaacctATGAGACTGAAGCAGAGTGGCACCACTGGAAAAACCAACGCTGCGGTTATGCCCGTTTCGAGGGAATGGAAGGATTCTTCCAAAAAACCACTTGACgcctattcatttagctaaagcttttttccaaagttatTAACAGTGTTCATCTGCTTACAGCTACTTACCcaggtgggtaatttcactgcagcaatttagggtgagtacctcactcaagggttcTACGACCAGAGGTgagaattgaacctgcgaccttttgatgtgaaggcagcaactccaactactacaccAGCAGATGTCCTGCTCAAGTTCTCGAAATGCATTTCTGAAGGACTGAAGAGCAGCACCTCTGAGGGAAGCtgagaaacaggaaacacacaagGAGTGAAAGGGAAGGAAATCCCCACAGAGAGCCCAGCTTTCCTCAAGACGAACACATGAGAACTGACAGTGAAGGAAGTCAAGGAAGTCAAGGACGTGATGAGGACAGCGAAGAGGAAACAGACACCTGGACCAAATGCCGTGCTATACAAAGCTGAGCAGACAACTGACAGCaaggaaagctgtcatttgtatctcaaataaatgctttgactaagtcgtggtTCCTTCAGTTAAAAATAGCTAAATTACGGCGATTCTTATGTAGATAGGATATTGAGAAACTGGTGCATGCTTTTTTTCAAGCAGGCTGAactattgtaatattttattatgggGTTGTCCacaccagactgtatccaggcaacagctggtacaaaatgctgcggcaagaattgtcactagaagtaggaagtatgaccatataacataGGTAGTCAAATCGTTGTATTGGCTCCCGGTCtaatttagagttgattataaaatcctacttttgacctataaggcagtacatggtattgatccggcttacctttgtgagattactgattcttatatcccaaaacgatatctttgttcattggatgcaagttaccttaaagtacctgtgatcaataagacctcagtagcaggtcgcacctttagttacagagcacctaaactgtggaatagtcaaCGAGTTACTGCCAGAAATACCCcttctgtctcagtcttcaaatccagactaaagatttAGATGTTTACTCAATctttccacctcgaaatgtaattccacttggctgtgtttgcttttcccacctctgtaccaatgcaaattaaatttacttgtttcagttacaaattactaactatttcttctttttgagcattgtttccctacataaggcctgaggaggccggccagcggTCACAGATCCACCTTCatgctgaatgaaaatgatgaccaactgccataaTGGATGAGacataccatgctgagctgggaattcaagctaCGGTACAGAAacaatcattattacttgtaaactggcttagaactGTTactttaatctagaatgcccagaagaggtgggcagccactggacCTTggccccccagaggtttttttctccctcaattttcagttgggagtttttgctccttttctccatggccagtagTCATCCtaatagctctataaaagcactatattatgatagtctgtAACcaactgtgttttgtgtttctttataCGATGTacgtatttgtttttcttgccagTGTTAAACCGCTCtttgtcactgcgtgagaagagcactctgtaaaaataaattgaattgatgGAGGCTGTAGAGCAGTGAGATGCTCTCCCTGCTTTTGTGTCTCACAGGTTCAACACACATGAAAGGAAATCTTCAAATGGACATGTCAGCACAGAAACGTGGTATTCCATGGTGCCGGGCTCCACGGAACATGCTGCAGATGTTGCTGGGCAGCGCAGAGTTTGCGTGTTGTGTGGCTGCATCTTGCAGGTGCTTATGGGGCACTGCTTCATCAGCTGGCTTCAGAAGCCCCACCTCATCATTTCACGCCAGGAGACAAAGGGCACAGCCAAAGATCACCGAGTAGTGAAGAGAAAGGAGTTGTTACCTGCTCTACCATTTCAGTCACATCACTTTGTAGGGCCAGGAACCTTATCCTCAAAGGTGCATGAGAGTCCGGAGTCGTTGGAAAAACAACTGCCAGTCATCAAGGACACAGCTCCACAAGCCAGCATGAAGAAGTTGAGCAGAGCAGCTCAACTCAAGCAGAGGTAAGAAAACAAGGAGGTCTGAACTGTGAAAGTTGTGCAGTTGAGAAACTAGGAAGCTTAGATTAGATGggagaaagggggaggggatgcctGCATGTAGTGACATTTGGAAATGAGACACTGTGGATTCAATTTCTACTGCTGTCACTCTACACTGTCAGCCTTGAGCACATGTTGTGAGCTTGGAGCAGGCCAGCTATCGGTGGCATCATGACACGGTGGAGAGAGTACCAGCactgaaatgggaaaaaacTAGAAAAGGTTCAAAAGCTCTAGCGACTTGGTCCAACATCAGTTTTATcgcagtgagagaagagagcACAAGGCCACCTGGAACAAGACCTGACACAGCCTTCACAGCTCCTTCAGAAGAGGCTCTCGGGAGGATGCTTGTCAAGCTGAGGATGGATAGCGGGCCAACAGCTGACAGAGGAGTCAGAGACGGCCTCAAGGCAGCTCAAGTCCAGACGGGAGGAAGCAGTATGGTCATTAGAGGTATGCAGTGTCTGACTGCTGCTCCCTCTCTGTCCCAAACACGTACTGGGCTCAGGGACATAACTCCCAGGGACAGACAGAGCCAGCCAACAGTGCCCCAGCAGACTTCTTCACCTCCTCTGTATGTGACATACACCACATCATTCCCAGTGGACACAAGAACATGTTGGCAGAACTGTGGGAAAGGTGCATTTCACCGGTACACCAGACATAGATAGAATATAACCGGAAGGATACAACAGTGCGAGTTTGTTTGTAAGCTTTATGTGCGATTTAATTCAACAGCCGACACTGAGACAGGACACATTCAGGTAACTACACTGTTTcaatgacatacagtatatggaaaCACTTAAATATTGTTAGCATCTAGatcaacaaaacatttacatttattcatgttgctgatgctttctccaaagcaacttacagtgttaattattcatccatttatagagctgggtcttttttttttttaaaccagagaAATTGTCTacattgtctccctacataagCTGCTACAAAgttagcagctgtaaccgctacactaccagctgccctaaaataaaaacaaagaccaaatgaagtgtttttttatttttttttcttttaaaaacaacaaacttgCCTGGGAGATCGACTTTTCATCCAGTTCACAGAGGTGGTGTGGAGCACCTTCCATGtttgctgtaaataaaaataaaaacagaaaaaaatgttaaatccaGCTCACATGAATGTCAGACTCTCAactcacaaacacaactgggacaggAAGACAATACAATCAAAGACCCCAGAGCCCTGACGTCACAATCAATGAAGCtttaacacaacacaacacacacacacttatctgCCACTTACATCGAGTGAAAGAGTTCCAGTACAGGAGTACATTATAATAAGTCTTGGTGACACTTTCATTAAGCTCTAGCTACAAGAAGAGTACTTTAAAATCATAATAACAACAGAAATCCCCTCCATAGAGCACACTGCTGCCATGGAGACAGGCTTATAATCATGGTGGGGCCTCCCTTGGACAAATAGTTTGAAGGCAACGGGCCAGACAGAGAGCAACTTCAGCAGGATATACTTCAGCAGGATATACTTGGGCTTACAGACACCACCCCTCTCACCCACCGAAAAGCTGTGTGTTACGCGATGTCATTGGACACGTGGGCAACGCTGGAACAAACAAGCtttaacactttaaaaataagtGTGCATATCCAAGCACTGTATACACTTATGCTCGTGTGTTCACTGAGCtgacagttatttaaaaaaagttctttgCTTTTCAACACTCACTGTCAAGCCTTTCATCTCAAAAACATGTCCAACATTCATCACAGCTCCACCTTCAACTGATTACCTTTGCttttgtctccatggcaacagactATTCTAACCGATGCTGTTACAACTAGTGACGGGGAGGAAAGAAGCTGGACATACTACGAAGGCCGTTAAACTGAGTTCTTCGTGGAGATATGTAACCCCATGATGGGAAATGCAGCGACATCATTTCAACAATGTGGCTGAGAGGAGCAGCCACTGAGGGAGGCGCTTCGATCGGCATTTGGCACCACCGCCACTCGCTTCTGCTCTTCCGCTCTTGGCCGCGGGGTGTCGCGAAAATACTCTCCCTTCGAAGCCAAGCATTCATTGGCGCtgtacactctctctctcactttcaacCCTTGTGAAAGTCCGCGATGGATCCGCCGTCCCTTCCAGgctcttacacacacacccccGGCCCCAGTGATtgcgggataggctccggagcGCCGCGACCCTTAGCCCAAGCAGCGGCTCTGTGAAAGATGCAGACGAGGAGAAAACGACACAAAACGCAGGAGAAGCAAGTACTAAGTCATAGGCGCTCGCTGATGCCACGTACCGGACTGCGACGCTCCTGACAGACTGTTCGCCACCGGCTGGAACTCCCCGCTCGCGCCACGCGTTCGCGCCAAACTAACGTGTCCCGCGTCTCCACACCTCGAGGCTCGTGGCGGCGGGTGCGACTTCCTGCGCGTCTCCGGTGGCCCGGAGGAGAATGTTGGGCGGGCGGCCATGGGCCACAGTACGGCCTGCGGGGAGCCGGGCGCTCATACACACTACATAATAGCGCGCAGCAGCtgtgactgacagacacacatacacagagagaaagtgaCAGGCTTCCGCAGTAGAGCGCGCTCGCTGCGCTCACCTTCCCGCCCTTTCGTATCAGGTTAGACACGAGCACCGCAAAACAGCTTTATGTATAAAAGCCAGAAGGTACAACATTCAcactctgaaaaataaatacacgaAGTGACTGAAACTTTCTCGACGGCACTCTCCGCacacttttaaatgtatatttgtatgaACGCATCCACGCGTCGCGAACGACAACGTCCGCTTCCGGTTTCAGGGCTTCAAAGTAAAAGCCTTTTCTCCcattcatactgtatgtatatccAGTGGAGTGAAAATCGTTCAGTTCGTCAACACGTTAATAGACCAACAAGTAAACatgaattaaaatgcatatCTCTCCAGGGCAAAGagtcatgttttaaaaaagtgccTTAAATTAACCAACACGACATCACAAAGGCACaatcagaaaatttaaaaaactgttaaatgGGGGTATTTAATTACATAAACATTCACGTCCAGCAAATACACATAATGTATATAATGACTATTACGTCACATGAATAAATCAGaaggatttttaaaagcaacttttaaAGTGACTCGGGCTCTCAATCAGCCTTTCCTGCAGAAATGATACATAATGTTACCCTTTGTTTACAATAATCGATAGAATAACATAGTGTGGGGAAATGACACGGTGATCAACAGGTTTGCAATATTCCCTGTATATTCATTTTAGATGCATATTGATAATTACTTTCTCAAGGAGCACAACGGTACGTTTCTGCTTGCGGCTGCTCGGCTTGCGACATGTCGGACGGTATTTACAGTAACACCGCTATCTTGAGTTTACGCTTATTGTTTTcgatacaaaaatataaagtgcATAACAGAATATTATACATATCACCACAGACGAactataatttaattatttatgctATTTTTGTATTTGATCGTGCATTCTAATGTCGCGCAGCTATATAAGAGTGTGAGGTACAGGCTTCTGTCGAATGTGCGCTATTCCGTGAACCTCACGTGTCCGTGCTGACGCGGCGGCCTTCTCGTGGAGTGGAGACACGGAGCATCTAGAGAACGGTGTCAGGGTGCCGGGAATACGGTAGGTCTCTGTTTTCAATGCAAAATGTCCTTCACCCTGTGATTGTATATAGCGCAGTTCTCtacgcgcgcgcgctctctccaACTCCATCCCCGGTTCTCGTGGGCTTTGTCATTCATtgaatttaatgttttactgttatatttttacGTATATCAGTTATccatcataatcatcatttaTGCTTTCGTGTCAGATCATATGTCGCGCGCTGACCTGTGTACGTTAAAAAACAAGGTTAGGTAACTGGTAAGCGCTCCAGGATAACACTGCAGTAACCCTAGTAGGAGATTTTGTGTGTGCCCAGTTTTTCATCTGGATTTACTCGTTATTATTGACCCTTCTCTTCCAGATTGTATTTTTGCTATTTGTGAACATAATGACTGCCCAGGTCTCTGAATCGGATCAGATTAAACAGGTATGTAGTCTACGTGCCTTGCAAACGAAGCTCTGCTCCATATCATACGTTGTCCCTTTGGCTGTCCCTTGAGCTCTTTGACGAAAGTAAATAATGAGGACATTATGACATCTCTGCACTCTTCATGTATTTACAACAAGCGCACATTGTCAATATTTTGACAGTTCAAGGAGTTCTTGGGGACCTACAACAAGCTCACAGAAAACTGCTTCATGGATTGCGTGAAGGACTTCACCACGAGAGAAGTGAAGCCGGAGGAGGTATGACGTTTTCACCATATTCTACCTGTTGCACGAGTATTTGTGCAGCGAGGAGCCCCATGGTTCTGGGAACAACATTGcctcacatctgtgtgtgtgtgtgttgctcctTTCTTTCTATGTCTGCTCCACTTTCCTTtgacaacacaaacacagcactgctATGACCGTGTACCTGTACCTTGGTAAGTCGCTGTCAGTGTGTGCAGTAGGAACATGTAAGGCATCTCACTAGTGGTCCACCCTGCCTCATTCTTCCCGGGAAAGATTCTGGATCTCCAGCGCTCTCATTCCAGGAgggtttttctttctgcttcctgcatcatcaccatcattgtCGGCATCCAAAGTTGAGCTCTTTATATTTTGGATCTTGGATGGGCACATGTGGTGTAATGAGGGAGGTAAAGCACAATTTGCACAaaagtaaaacactgaaacactatCCTGTGTAATAGAACTGCTTCTTCTCCATTGGTTTATGCTGCATCTTTGTGAACTTCCAGAGTTTCATTTCCAGAAAATGTTCAGTGCAGTCACTGGTCAGGCTCAAATTCTGATCACCTTGCCTCTGATAATTcctcagaatacacacacacacacacacacacacacacacacacacacacacacacacacacacacacttactttctgaaccgcttgtcccatatggggtcacggggaaccggagcctacccggtaacacagggcgtaaggccagaaggggaggggacacacccaggacaggacgccagtccgccgcaaggcaccccaagcgggactcgaaccccagacccacccgagagcaggacctggtccaacccactgcgccaaccgCGCCCCCAATCCTCAGAATACAGCATTGTGCTTTTCAGACTATCCTTGTGAAATATATCAAATAATGCATGACTTAATTCAGCTTCAAGAAGCGCAGACCTTGTCCACGTTCAGTGCACTTCTTCGTCTGGATACGGTTGAGGGATGGCACTGATTTGCCTCATATGTGCACTTGGACATTTTCTGGGACCTGTAACCTTTGCTTTCTTTCCAGGGGACCTGCTCGGAGAGCTGCCTGCAGAAGTATCTGAAGATGACCCAACGCATCTCCATGCGTTTCCAGGAGTACCATATCCAGCAGAACGAGGCCCTGGCAGCCAAGGCGGGGTTGCTGGGGCAGCCCCGGTAGAGCCCTGAGGAGGATGCTCATGCAGCCCCGAGGTGTCAGGAACTGTGCGTCCAGCCAGGGAGTTCTGCAGGTCTCCACAACAGCAGAGACTTTACCTTTCCTTTTCAGAGGTGAGCCGGATCCCAGAGACCTCTACCTTCAGATAAGGGCTGCCCAATGCTCTGGACAGCAGCACCCCACTTCACGGCAGCTCATGCAGATAGGTGTGTGGACCAAACAAAATATCAAGACTATCGCTGGTAGAAGGATGCCTACATTGCGGAGTGCTTCCAGTGCAACAGCATATGTAATGAGTGTGTCAGCATTGTATACAGGGCTGGTTGATTGTAAATTGTTCACACTTGTCTCcagcattgtaaatcaccttaaaTAAAGGtgtcccattattattattattattattatt encodes the following:
- the timm9 gene encoding mitochondrial import inner membrane translocase subunit Tim9 — translated: MTAQVSESDQIKQFKEFLGTYNKLTENCFMDCVKDFTTREVKPEEGTCSESCLQKYLKMTQRISMRFQEYHIQQNEALAAKAGLLGQPR